A genomic stretch from Embleya scabrispora includes:
- a CDS encoding carbohydrate ABC transporter permease has product MSSLPAPLTLSDHDRRHRTLRRRRRRETATAWAYILPAVLVVLGLSIVPFVWSLLLSFRADDLVTPSRWVGVDNYDALTQDPHFSQAVRNTLLYTALYVPLSMALGLFLALVLNRRIKLVGLYRTLIFVPFVISATAQGVLFSFILDPEFGAANSVLHALGISRQGFLTDPGQALLVLVAISVWSGTGFCVVIYLAALQDVPPSLLEAARLDGAGRWQLLRHVVMPTLTPVSLFLVLWQTINALQVFDLVYVTTKGGPLGSTTVIVYFVWEQAFKNFTAGYGAAAAYVLALALLAIGVASRLVRGRRPAGAVLVEGGAK; this is encoded by the coding sequence ATGTCATCCCTGCCCGCTCCGCTCACGCTGTCCGACCACGATCGCCGGCACCGCACGTTGCGCCGCAGACGCCGGCGCGAGACGGCGACCGCGTGGGCGTACATCCTGCCCGCCGTCCTGGTCGTGCTGGGCCTGAGCATCGTGCCGTTCGTCTGGTCGCTGCTGCTGTCCTTCCGGGCCGACGACCTGGTCACCCCCAGCCGCTGGGTCGGCGTGGACAACTACGACGCGCTCACCCAGGACCCGCACTTCAGCCAGGCGGTGCGCAACACCCTGCTGTACACCGCGCTCTACGTGCCGCTGAGCATGGCCCTGGGGCTGTTCCTGGCGCTGGTGCTCAATCGGCGGATCAAGCTGGTGGGCCTGTACCGCACGCTGATCTTCGTGCCGTTCGTGATCTCCGCGACGGCGCAGGGTGTGTTGTTCTCGTTCATCCTCGACCCGGAGTTCGGCGCGGCCAACTCGGTGCTGCACGCGCTCGGAATCAGCCGGCAGGGCTTCCTCACCGATCCCGGACAGGCGTTGCTGGTCCTGGTGGCGATCTCGGTGTGGAGCGGCACCGGGTTCTGCGTGGTGATCTACCTCGCCGCACTCCAGGACGTGCCGCCCTCGCTCTTGGAGGCGGCTCGGCTCGACGGCGCCGGCCGGTGGCAGTTGTTGCGGCACGTGGTGATGCCGACGCTCACCCCGGTCAGCCTGTTCCTGGTGTTGTGGCAGACGATCAACGCGTTGCAGGTCTTCGACCTGGTCTATGTGACCACCAAGGGCGGTCCGCTCGGCTCCACCACGGTGATCGTCTACTTCGTCTGGGAGCAGGCGTTCAAGAACTTCACCGCCGGATACGGCGCGGCGGCGGCCTACGTGCTGGCCCTCGCGCTCCTGGCCATCGGGGTCGCCTCGCGGCTCGTCCGCGGTCGCAGGCCGGCCGGCGCCGTGCTCGTCGAAGGTGGTGCCAAGTGA
- a CDS encoding carbohydrate ABC transporter permease, whose translation MSATTVEAAPAQARPAPVAAPRRRLPFSPWHLLLMPLSLLFALPLVWLVLSSVMSNAEINRFPPALWPSGIDLGGYRYVLGNAMFPRWFANSLIVSAVAVASNLVFGALGGYAFARMRFAGSRVLMVAMLATMAIPFQLTMIPTFLIMKRLGLIDTLGALIIPSLVTPFAVFLLRQFFLSLPRELEEAAWIDGCSRLRVLYLIVLPLSRPALSTVAVLTFLTTWNDLTWPLIAINHDTQYTLQLGLTTFQGQHHTQWAAVMAGNVITVLPVLLAFLLAQKAFIQSITSSGLKG comes from the coding sequence GTGAGCGCGACCACCGTCGAAGCCGCCCCCGCCCAGGCCCGTCCGGCCCCGGTCGCGGCGCCCCGCCGCCGGCTTCCGTTCAGCCCGTGGCATCTGCTGCTGATGCCGCTGTCCCTGCTGTTCGCCCTGCCGCTGGTGTGGCTGGTGCTCAGCTCGGTGATGAGCAACGCGGAGATCAACCGGTTCCCGCCCGCGCTGTGGCCTTCGGGGATCGACCTGGGCGGCTACCGCTATGTGCTGGGCAATGCGATGTTCCCGCGCTGGTTCGCCAATTCGCTGATCGTCTCGGCGGTGGCGGTGGCCTCGAACCTGGTGTTCGGGGCGTTGGGGGGCTACGCGTTCGCCCGGATGCGGTTCGCCGGATCGCGCGTGTTGATGGTGGCGATGTTGGCGACCATGGCGATCCCGTTCCAGCTCACCATGATCCCGACGTTCTTGATCATGAAGCGGCTCGGGCTGATCGACACGCTCGGCGCGCTGATCATCCCGTCCCTTGTCACGCCGTTCGCGGTGTTCCTGCTGCGGCAGTTCTTCCTGTCGCTGCCGCGGGAGTTGGAGGAGGCCGCCTGGATCGACGGGTGTTCGCGACTGCGTGTGTTGTACCTGATCGTGCTGCCGCTGTCCCGGCCGGCGCTGAGCACCGTCGCGGTGCTCACCTTCCTCACCACCTGGAACGACCTGACCTGGCCGTTGATCGCGATCAACCACGACACCCAGTACACGCTGCAACTGGGCCTGACCACCTTCCAGGGGCAACACCACACCCAGTGGGCCGCGGTGATGGCGGGCAACGTGATCACCGTGCTGCCCGTGCTCCTCGCCTTCCTCCTCGCGCAGAAGGCGTTCATCCAGTCGATCACCTCCAGCGGTCTGAAGGGGTAG
- a CDS encoding carbohydrate kinase family protein, producing MPHTFDLLVLGDANPDVVVGPLDRPLAFGQHEHLVPTGLLTLGGSGAITACGAARLGLSVAIAGRIGDDDAGRFVRAALADRGVDTSALRVDPSLPTPLTTVLTRTDGDRAIVTAPGTLAVTGPDDVPAELLRRSRHVHASSYFLMPRLARALPELLRIARAAGAGTSLDTNDDPAGHWDAGGLAAVLPAVDYLLPNAQEARALAGSPAASTEQAAARLAGHGPVVVVKDGGAGAFAYDGADVLRTRGVPAEPVDTVGAGDSFDAGLIAALLAGEPLARALDFAAACGALSTRATGGTAAQPTRDEALDALARNGKNQ from the coding sequence ATGCCGCACACCTTCGACCTGCTCGTCCTCGGCGACGCCAATCCCGACGTCGTGGTCGGCCCCCTCGACCGGCCGTTGGCCTTCGGTCAGCACGAACACCTCGTCCCCACAGGTCTGCTCACCCTCGGCGGATCCGGCGCGATCACCGCCTGCGGCGCGGCCCGGCTTGGTCTGTCCGTCGCCATCGCCGGCCGGATCGGCGACGACGACGCGGGCCGCTTCGTGCGCGCCGCGCTCGCGGATCGGGGCGTGGACACCTCGGCGCTGCGTGTCGATCCGAGCCTGCCCACGCCGCTGACCACGGTGCTCACCCGCACCGACGGGGACCGGGCCATCGTCACCGCGCCGGGCACGCTGGCGGTGACCGGACCCGACGACGTGCCGGCGGAGTTGCTGCGGCGAAGCCGGCACGTGCACGCCTCCTCCTACTTCCTGATGCCGCGACTGGCGCGGGCGCTGCCCGAGTTGTTGCGCATCGCCCGCGCGGCCGGCGCCGGGACCTCCCTGGACACCAACGACGACCCCGCCGGGCACTGGGACGCCGGCGGGCTCGCCGCCGTACTGCCCGCCGTGGACTACCTGTTGCCCAACGCCCAGGAGGCCCGGGCGCTGGCCGGCTCCCCCGCCGCGTCCACCGAGCAGGCCGCCGCGCGGCTGGCCGGGCACGGGCCCGTCGTGGTGGTCAAGGACGGCGGCGCCGGCGCCTTCGCGTACGACGGCGCCGACGTGCTGCGCACTCGGGGTGTCCCCGCCGAGCCGGTGGACACCGTCGGTGCCGGCGACAGCTTCGACGCCGGCTTGATCGCCGCGCTGCTCGCCGGCGAACCCCTCGCCCGAGCCCTCGATTTCGCCGCCGCGTGCGGCGCCCTGTCCACCCGAGCAACCGGCGGCACCGCCGCCCAACCCACCCGGGACGAGGCGCTGGACGCGCTCGCCCGCAACGGAAAGAACCAGTGA
- a CDS encoding alpha-glucosidase/alpha-galactosidase, with product MTRTKIVFVGAGSVVFTQGLLADLFAFPELKDAHIALHDIDPERLATAHGAARLIADDRGASPRITAHADRREALVDAHFVINIIQVGMREATRTDFDVPAGYGLRQTIGDTLGIGGIFRALRTFPVLRALGEDIAELCPDAWLLNYTNPMAMNVGYLRRATGLTRVVGLCHSVYWTMQGLAELVGVPYEEVDYLAAGVNHQAWVLRFEHAGADLYPELDALIARDEQLRRRVRVDMYRRLGYYPTETSEHSSEYVPWYLGHDSEISRLRLPVGAYLDIVDENVAAYESTRSALAAGQPVPVESTMEYAPQIIHSITTGTPRTVYGNVPNQGLIDNLPADGVVEVPCLVDRLGVQPTRVGALPAQLAALNRTYLSVNDLVVRAALEDDPRHIRHAAMIDPATAAVLPVERIWDLCDDLVRAHGDLLQPGLRATLGH from the coding sequence ATGACCCGCACCAAGATCGTCTTCGTCGGCGCCGGCAGCGTCGTGTTCACCCAGGGCCTGTTGGCGGACCTGTTCGCCTTTCCGGAGCTGAAGGACGCGCACATCGCGCTGCACGACATCGATCCCGAACGCCTGGCCACCGCGCACGGTGCGGCCCGGCTGATCGCCGACGACCGGGGCGCGAGCCCCCGGATCACCGCGCACGCCGACCGCCGCGAGGCGCTGGTCGACGCCCACTTCGTGATCAACATCATCCAGGTCGGCATGCGCGAGGCCACCCGGACCGACTTCGACGTGCCCGCGGGCTACGGCCTGCGCCAGACCATCGGCGACACCCTCGGCATAGGCGGCATCTTCCGCGCGCTGCGCACGTTCCCGGTGCTGCGCGCGCTGGGCGAGGACATCGCCGAACTGTGCCCGGACGCCTGGCTGCTCAACTACACCAACCCGATGGCGATGAACGTCGGCTACCTCCGGCGCGCCACCGGCCTGACCCGCGTGGTGGGCCTGTGCCACTCGGTCTACTGGACCATGCAGGGCCTGGCCGAACTGGTGGGCGTGCCCTACGAGGAGGTGGACTACCTCGCGGCCGGCGTCAACCACCAGGCGTGGGTGCTGCGCTTCGAACACGCCGGCGCCGACCTGTACCCCGAACTCGACGCGCTGATCGCCCGGGACGAGCAACTACGGCGCCGGGTACGGGTGGACATGTACCGCCGGCTCGGCTACTACCCGACCGAGACCAGCGAGCACTCCAGCGAATACGTGCCCTGGTACCTGGGCCACGACAGCGAGATCAGCCGACTGCGGCTGCCCGTCGGGGCCTATCTCGACATCGTCGACGAGAACGTCGCGGCCTACGAGAGCACCCGCTCCGCACTCGCCGCCGGGCAGCCGGTGCCGGTCGAGTCGACCATGGAGTACGCCCCGCAGATCATCCACAGCATCACCACCGGAACCCCGCGCACCGTCTACGGCAACGTGCCCAATCAGGGCCTGATCGACAACCTGCCCGCCGACGGCGTGGTCGAAGTCCCGTGCCTGGTGGACAGGTTGGGTGTACAACCGACCCGGGTCGGCGCGCTGCCCGCGCAGTTGGCGGCCCTCAACCGCACCTACCTGAGCGTCAACGACCTCGTGGTGCGCGCCGCGTTGGAGGACGACCCCCGGCATATCCGCCACGCCGCGATGATCGACCCGGCCACCGCCGCCGTTTTGCCCGTCGAACGCATCTGGGACCTGTGCGACGACCTGGTCCGCGCCCACGGCGACCTGCTCCAGCCGGGCCTGCGGGCCACGCTCGGTCACTGA
- a CDS encoding GNAT family N-acetyltransferase — MRGEPDPASVARVTLDIREIPKSQVDRIVDLADLAFHEADSADERKQHRDRLRVCGRIGAYEDDALVGAVVAHRFRLTVPGGELPCAGLDYVAVAPTHRRRGLLSRMIAEQWRRCAELGQPLSCLWASEDAIYGRFGYGNGTLGCSVEIDARRPLALRIAPDPRPLRLVDPAKAPGLLGPVYAAERGRRGGRLDRDEEWWRTVVLLDDEDEEPIRVVALGERGETPAGYVVYRVEEVKGPAGSANVLQVFELEARDAPAAAALWAYLVSIDLIDKVVAWARPLDDPLLQFAGDRHQVRVTRQYPALRLRLVDVRTALTARSWAAPVDLVLDVRDAALPANQGRFRLTADPTGAAGATYTATDAAPDLALDVRELATCYLGGTPIRRLVAAGLVTEATPGAAHRLDAALRTDLLPYAHEDY; from the coding sequence ATGCGCGGCGAACCCGACCCGGCTAGCGTCGCGAGGGTGACCCTCGACATCCGAGAAATCCCCAAGTCGCAGGTGGATCGCATCGTGGATCTCGCCGACCTGGCCTTCCACGAGGCGGACTCGGCCGACGAACGCAAACAACACCGGGACAGGCTGCGCGTCTGCGGGCGGATCGGCGCCTACGAGGACGACGCCCTCGTCGGCGCCGTCGTCGCGCACCGCTTCCGGCTGACCGTGCCCGGCGGCGAACTGCCCTGTGCCGGGCTCGACTATGTCGCCGTGGCGCCCACCCACCGCAGGCGCGGACTGCTGTCCCGGATGATCGCGGAACAGTGGCGCAGGTGCGCCGAACTCGGCCAGCCGCTGTCCTGCCTGTGGGCCTCCGAGGACGCGATCTACGGCCGGTTCGGCTATGGCAACGGCACCCTCGGGTGCAGCGTCGAGATCGACGCCCGCCGGCCGCTCGCCCTGCGCATTGCGCCCGACCCCCGGCCGTTGCGGCTGGTCGATCCGGCCAAGGCGCCGGGTCTGCTCGGTCCGGTCTACGCGGCGGAGCGGGGCAGGCGCGGCGGGCGGCTGGACCGGGACGAGGAGTGGTGGCGCACCGTGGTGCTCCTCGACGACGAGGACGAGGAGCCGATCCGGGTCGTCGCGCTCGGCGAGCGGGGTGAGACGCCGGCCGGATACGTCGTCTACCGGGTGGAGGAGGTCAAGGGCCCCGCCGGCTCGGCCAACGTGCTCCAGGTGTTCGAACTGGAGGCGCGGGACGCCCCGGCGGCCGCCGCGTTGTGGGCCTATCTCGTCTCGATCGATCTGATCGACAAGGTGGTGGCCTGGGCCCGGCCGCTCGACGACCCGCTGCTGCAGTTCGCCGGGGATCGCCATCAGGTGCGGGTGACCAGGCAGTATCCGGCGCTGCGGCTGCGCCTGGTCGACGTGCGCACCGCGCTGACCGCGCGGTCGTGGGCGGCGCCGGTGGACCTGGTCCTGGACGTGCGCGACGCCGCGCTGCCCGCGAACCAGGGCCGCTTCCGGCTCACCGCCGACCCGACCGGGGCGGCCGGGGCGACCTACACCGCCACCGACGCCGCGCCCGATCTGGCTCTGGACGTACGGGAGTTGGCCACCTGCTACCTGGGCGGCACGCCGATCCGCCGACTGGTGGCCGCCGGACTGGTCACCGAGGCCACGCCCGGCGCGGCGCACCGCCTGGACGCGGCGCTCCGCACGGACCTGCTGCCCTACGCGCACGAGGACTATTGA
- a CDS encoding MFS transporter: MRLRLIVLAVGTFAMGVDTFVIAPILGPMADDLDVSRTAAGWLITAFALAYALGGPVLAAAVGHRAPRGLLLGGLVVFAVGNALNAVAGTYGSAMIGRALAGAGASLYTVNALAVARATARPGREGQAASVVVGGLTTAIVLGLPLGAWLGSTTGWRVALWLIVGLAAVAGAGIAAVVPDLSGLPRRTLRERVAPLTDLRVVVILAATLLCLTTSWTVYTYFDTVTRPATDGDAGRTSLILLTFGIGAVCGNLLVGRLADRFGPARTIVVAAPLLTAVAALVPVSSRSMAAACVVVPLWGLLHWMINVPQQLRVTAAAPDAVPLVLGLHQSTIYLGISTGGAAGAAGFALGGRAGIGWAALATGVPALVVLAWSLRVGSGSRDELRSAPVEAPVTSG; this comes from the coding sequence ATGCGGCTGCGTTTGATCGTCCTGGCCGTCGGCACCTTCGCCATGGGGGTCGACACGTTCGTCATCGCGCCGATCCTGGGCCCGATGGCCGACGACCTCGACGTGTCCCGAACCGCGGCGGGGTGGCTGATCACCGCGTTCGCGCTCGCCTACGCCCTGGGCGGCCCGGTACTCGCCGCCGCCGTCGGACACCGGGCGCCGCGCGGCCTGCTGCTCGGCGGCCTCGTGGTCTTCGCCGTCGGCAACGCCCTGAACGCCGTCGCCGGCACCTACGGCTCGGCGATGATCGGTCGTGCCCTCGCCGGGGCCGGCGCCTCGCTCTACACCGTCAACGCCCTGGCGGTGGCCCGGGCCACCGCGCGGCCGGGGCGGGAGGGGCAGGCCGCCTCGGTGGTCGTCGGCGGCCTGACCACCGCGATCGTGCTCGGTCTGCCGCTCGGCGCCTGGCTCGGCTCGACCACCGGTTGGCGCGTGGCGCTGTGGCTGATCGTCGGCCTGGCGGCGGTGGCCGGCGCGGGCATCGCCGCGGTGGTCCCCGACCTGTCGGGGCTGCCGCGCCGGACGCTGCGCGAGCGCGTCGCGCCGCTCACGGACTTGCGGGTCGTGGTGATCCTCGCCGCCACCCTGCTGTGCCTGACCACCAGTTGGACCGTCTACACCTACTTCGACACGGTGACCCGACCGGCCACCGACGGCGACGCCGGGCGTACCTCGCTGATCCTGCTGACCTTCGGCATCGGCGCGGTCTGCGGGAACCTCCTCGTCGGCCGCCTGGCCGACCGCTTCGGCCCCGCCCGCACGATCGTGGTCGCCGCCCCGCTGCTCACCGCGGTCGCCGCCCTGGTGCCGGTGTCGTCCCGCTCGATGGCGGCGGCGTGTGTCGTGGTGCCGCTGTGGGGGCTGCTGCACTGGATGATCAACGTGCCGCAGCAGTTGCGGGTCACCGCCGCCGCCCCCGACGCGGTCCCGCTGGTCCTCGGCCTGCACCAGAGCACGATCTACCTCGGGATCAGCACGGGCGGCGCGGCCGGCGCGGCGGGCTTCGCCCTCGGCGGTCGCGCGGGTATCGGCTGGGCGGCGCTGGCCACGGGCGTGCCGGCGCTGGTCGTCCTGGCCTGGTCGTTGCGGGTCGGGTCGGGGTCCCGGGACGAACTCCGCTCCGCCCCGGTCGAGGCGCCGGTGACGTCGGGCTGA
- a CDS encoding CGNR zinc finger domain-containing protein translates to MRIPMADYVAGATFASDLVNTSPTVRADTGDALPDPAALTGLLAGHDLRLDALADGGAPTDDDLHAVRLLRREVRGVVETETVEQAVAGSGVLVARAGLAPVLDRAAGGGWQWYVPTEPGASLADELAAFVAVGLFGAVRTLGHERFRACAGPDCRGVFVDTSRAGRRRYCLPDLCGNRVNVANHRARRLRAGVAR, encoded by the coding sequence GTGCGCATCCCGATGGCCGACTACGTCGCCGGCGCGACGTTCGCGTCCGACCTGGTCAATACCTCGCCCACCGTGCGTGCCGACACCGGCGACGCGCTTCCCGATCCGGCCGCGCTGACGGGCCTCCTGGCCGGGCACGACCTGCGACTCGACGCCCTGGCGGACGGCGGCGCGCCCACCGACGACGACCTCCACGCGGTCCGGCTGCTGCGCCGGGAGGTGCGCGGCGTCGTCGAGACCGAGACGGTGGAGCAGGCGGTCGCGGGCTCCGGCGTGCTCGTCGCCCGGGCGGGGCTCGCCCCCGTCCTGGACCGGGCGGCCGGCGGCGGCTGGCAGTGGTACGTCCCGACCGAGCCGGGCGCGTCGCTCGCCGACGAACTGGCCGCGTTCGTCGCGGTCGGGTTGTTCGGCGCCGTCCGCACCCTCGGCCACGAACGTTTCCGCGCCTGCGCCGGCCCCGACTGCCGCGGCGTGTTCGTCGACACCAGTCGGGCCGGCCGGCGCCGCTACTGCCTGCCGGACCTGTGCGGCAACCGGGTCAACGTGGCCAACCACCGGGCGCGGCGGCTGCGGGCGGGGGTGGCCCGATGA
- a CDS encoding protein-tyrosine phosphatase family protein has product MSDASGHPPLTGALRLPDGAWIRARGLRRPRPAGPTPGFGLYLGDERLRRRHDEALTWPHVWLDWPDFRLPRDREGAIREIRALHERARAGEAVEVACGGGIGRTGTVVACLAVHAGIAPADAVAWAREHHHRRAVETPWQRHWARRFPTDGSVSSAPYR; this is encoded by the coding sequence ATGAGCGACGCGAGCGGACATCCGCCTCTGACCGGCGCGCTGCGCCTGCCCGACGGGGCCTGGATCCGGGCGCGCGGGCTGCGCCGTCCGCGGCCGGCGGGTCCGACCCCCGGCTTCGGCCTCTATCTGGGCGACGAGCGGTTGCGCCGCCGCCACGACGAGGCGCTGACGTGGCCGCACGTCTGGCTCGACTGGCCCGACTTCCGGTTGCCGCGCGACCGGGAGGGGGCGATCCGCGAGATTCGCGCGCTGCACGAACGGGCCCGTGCGGGCGAGGCTGTCGAGGTGGCCTGCGGCGGCGGCATCGGCCGTACCGGCACCGTCGTCGCGTGCCTGGCCGTACACGCCGGCATCGCCCCCGCGGACGCCGTCGCGTGGGCTCGCGAACACCACCACCGCCGGGCCGTCGAGACACCGTGGCAACGCCACTGGGCGCGCCGCTTCCCGACGGACGGCTCCGTATCGTCCGCGCCCTACAGGTAG
- a CDS encoding polysaccharide deacetylase family protein, with protein sequence MSCVDAMRSPSWRALTRWGVALGLCACLAGSGCADQDADMPRTKPGQPVAAANAPGGPGVPAAPAAPIPDAVREQAAAQIRAAGLSAEREVAARIAASRAAAARKWGLAQTPIAAPAPPATRPVLKSGPGVIRHGDLPPVVHRVPTQDRVVFLTVDDGAEKDPRFARMARELGVPFSAFVSGYLARGGWAYFRGLHEQGVVVNNHTVNHPDLRKLGYARQQQEICGEQEVAEREIGVASRLFRPPYGEFNQDTLRAAQSCGIVALPIWNQEAFPDRIEYRYDHRLEPGDIILTHFRGPGEWKGDIAQMLRRVVDTATAQGFALARLDDYL encoded by the coding sequence ATGAGCTGTGTGGATGCGATGAGGTCCCCGTCGTGGCGCGCGCTCACCCGATGGGGTGTCGCGCTCGGCCTGTGTGCCTGCCTGGCCGGTTCGGGGTGCGCGGACCAGGACGCGGACATGCCGCGGACCAAGCCGGGACAGCCGGTCGCGGCGGCGAACGCGCCCGGCGGGCCCGGCGTACCGGCCGCGCCCGCCGCGCCGATTCCGGATGCGGTGCGGGAGCAGGCCGCCGCGCAGATCCGCGCCGCCGGGCTGAGTGCGGAGCGGGAGGTGGCCGCCCGGATCGCGGCGAGTCGGGCCGCCGCCGCGCGCAAGTGGGGCCTGGCGCAGACGCCGATCGCGGCTCCCGCGCCGCCGGCCACGCGGCCCGTGCTGAAGTCGGGTCCCGGCGTGATCCGCCACGGCGATCTGCCGCCGGTGGTGCACCGCGTGCCCACCCAGGACCGGGTGGTCTTCCTCACCGTCGACGACGGCGCGGAGAAGGACCCGCGGTTCGCCCGGATGGCCCGCGAACTGGGCGTGCCGTTCAGCGCGTTCGTCAGCGGCTATCTGGCTCGGGGCGGCTGGGCCTACTTCCGGGGCCTGCACGAGCAGGGCGTCGTGGTGAACAACCACACGGTGAACCATCCGGACCTGCGGAAGCTGGGCTACGCCCGCCAGCAGCAGGAGATCTGCGGGGAACAGGAGGTCGCCGAACGCGAGATCGGGGTCGCGTCGCGGCTGTTCCGGCCGCCGTACGGGGAGTTCAACCAGGACACCCTGCGTGCGGCGCAGTCGTGCGGGATCGTGGCGCTCCCCATCTGGAACCAGGAGGCGTTCCCGGACCGGATCGAGTACCGCTACGACCACCGCCTCGAGCCGGGCGACATCATCCTCACCCACTTCCGGGGCCCCGGGGAGTGGAAGGGCGACATAGCCCAGATGTTGCGCCGCGTCGTCGACACGGCCACCGCGCAGGGCTTCGCCCTGGCCCGGTTGGACGACTACCTGTAG
- a CDS encoding formylglycine-generating enzyme family protein has protein sequence MDATADDAMVSLPAGRVTLCDRRTRRSWSVDVAPFRLAVFPVTQARYARITGERPSAGVGARLPAEGVSWHDAVRFCNALSAHDGLAPAYHLAPDAERVDWDTSTDGYRLPTEAEWEYACRAGTTGPHHGPLDDIAWYRANSAERIHDVGGKQPNPWGLHDMLGNVWDWCWDVYDAEVYGEYRVLRGGGWFDEHWSLRAGARRRSHPSYRVDDVGFRVARSFVP, from the coding sequence ATGGACGCGACTGCGGACGACGCGATGGTCTCCCTCCCCGCCGGACGGGTCACCCTGTGCGATCGGCGCACTCGGCGCAGCTGGTCGGTCGACGTCGCGCCGTTCCGGTTGGCGGTGTTCCCGGTCACCCAGGCGCGGTACGCGCGGATCACCGGCGAGCGCCCGAGTGCCGGCGTCGGGGCCCGGCTACCGGCCGAGGGGGTGTCCTGGCACGACGCGGTGCGCTTTTGCAACGCCCTGTCCGCGCACGATGGCCTGGCTCCGGCGTACCACCTCGCGCCGGACGCCGAGCGGGTCGACTGGGACACCTCGACCGACGGCTACCGATTGCCGACCGAGGCCGAATGGGAGTACGCCTGCCGCGCCGGAACCACCGGTCCGCATCACGGCCCGCTCGACGACATCGCCTGGTATCGCGCCAACTCGGCGGAGCGGATCCACGACGTGGGTGGCAAGCAGCCCAATCCGTGGGGCCTTCACGACATGCTCGGCAATGTCTGGGACTGGTGTTGGGACGTGTACGACGCCGAAGTGTACGGCGAATACCGGGTGTTGCGGGGTGGCGGCTGGTTCGACGAACACTGGAGCCTGCGCGCCGGCGCCCGCAGACGCAGCCACCCGAGCTACCGCGTCGACGACGTGGGATTCCGCGTCGCCCGGTCGTTCGTGCCCTGA